Proteins from one Bdellovibrio svalbardensis genomic window:
- a CDS encoding HAMP domain-containing methyl-accepting chemotaxis protein produces the protein MKNNSISGWFQGIKGRLLLAAFLPLIGIGIIFGVAFNGLNKTNVILNTAHESIIPNFAAIGEMRQSRNKFSSKILEATLHGQKPDERAAFLKSAREGIKEFSDNYVAYTKAPFLPGEEVIHDKVKAEIPEFIKTMETIATLMEANDPEKTKQAGDLLEGPFAKIGAHVRDFNRAVADLYDKTAEAQALEAKATQKEVFNMMLLITAISAVAIFGVLLWIASKISHSVGSIADRLTGASTQVATAVEQLNEAGNSLSHSSTEAAASLEETVAALEELTSMVQMNSDNAKQAAALSASSRDAAETGENEIKNLITSMTEISRSSKKIEEIISVIDDIAFQTNLLALNAAVEAARAGEQGKGFAVVAEAVRTLAQRSAASAKDINSLIKESVSQIDRGSEIADQSGTVLSNIVNSIKKVSDLNNEIAAASSEQTTGIQQISKAMNQLDQSSQSNAASAEEIAATSGEISNLAVNTMNLTVELNTVVLGGDTGRSAPPAETTLKTNKPTPKTASKKTNVIPMRKAASVVAEKNVKSAEAIPFDEDDRAKVGNTDGF, from the coding sequence ATGAAGAATAATTCAATATCAGGTTGGTTTCAGGGGATTAAAGGCCGCCTTTTACTTGCCGCCTTTTTACCATTAATTGGCATCGGCATCATCTTTGGTGTCGCTTTCAATGGTCTCAATAAGACCAACGTCATACTCAACACCGCGCACGAATCGATCATCCCAAATTTCGCAGCAATCGGAGAAATGCGTCAGTCCCGAAATAAATTTTCATCAAAAATTCTTGAGGCCACCTTACATGGTCAAAAACCAGACGAGCGTGCTGCTTTTTTGAAATCAGCTCGAGAGGGAATCAAAGAGTTTTCTGACAACTACGTAGCTTATACGAAAGCTCCCTTCCTTCCAGGTGAAGAAGTCATCCACGACAAGGTAAAAGCAGAAATTCCCGAGTTCATCAAAACCATGGAAACCATCGCAACCTTGATGGAAGCCAACGATCCAGAAAAAACAAAACAAGCGGGCGACTTGCTTGAAGGACCGTTTGCTAAGATCGGCGCCCATGTTCGCGACTTCAATCGCGCTGTCGCAGATCTCTATGATAAAACTGCTGAAGCCCAAGCTTTAGAGGCTAAAGCCACACAAAAAGAAGTCTTCAACATGATGCTTCTTATCACTGCTATATCTGCAGTGGCGATCTTCGGGGTCCTTCTTTGGATCGCTTCAAAAATCTCTCACTCAGTGGGCTCGATTGCTGATCGCCTTACTGGCGCCAGCACACAAGTTGCCACCGCCGTTGAACAACTCAATGAAGCCGGCAACAGTCTTTCCCACTCTTCGACAGAAGCTGCCGCTTCTTTGGAAGAAACCGTGGCTGCACTTGAAGAATTGACTTCAATGGTGCAGATGAACTCAGACAATGCGAAACAAGCCGCAGCTTTGTCAGCATCATCTCGTGACGCTGCTGAAACAGGTGAAAATGAAATCAAAAACCTGATCACGTCTATGACAGAGATCTCCCGTTCTTCTAAGAAAATCGAAGAGATTATTTCAGTGATTGACGATATCGCGTTCCAAACAAATCTTTTGGCTCTGAATGCGGCGGTCGAAGCTGCTCGCGCTGGAGAACAAGGTAAAGGTTTCGCGGTTGTTGCAGAAGCAGTTCGCACACTCGCACAAAGAAGTGCCGCCTCTGCCAAAGACATCAACTCCTTAATCAAAGAGTCCGTTTCACAAATTGATCGCGGCAGTGAGATTGCTGACCAAAGCGGGACTGTCCTTTCGAATATTGTGAATTCCATCAAAAAGGTTTCTGATTTGAATAACGAGATCGCAGCCGCAAGCTCTGAACAAACGACAGGAATCCAGCAAATCAGCAAAGCGATGAATCAGCTGGATCAGTCATCTCAGTCAAATGCAGCATCTGCCGAAGAAATTGCAGCGACCAGCGGTGAGATCTCGAATCTTGCCGTAAACACAATGAACCTGACTGTTGAACTGAATACCGTCGTCCTTGGGGGAGACACCGGACGCAGTGCCCCTCCTGCAGAGACAACTTTGAAAACAAATAAACCAACTCCAAAGACTGCCTCTAAGAAAACCAATGTTATTCCTATGCGAAAAGCCGCCTCTGTAGTCGCCGAAAAGAATGTAAAATCAGCAGAAGCAATTCCGTTTGATGAAGACGACAGAGCCAAAGTAGGCAATACAGACGGTTTCTAA
- a CDS encoding HAMP domain-containing methyl-accepting chemotaxis protein, translated as MNQSPFSSWFRGIKGRLLGAALIPVVGFGIVFYISHGGFEKLSAVIDSAHGDIIPNLSALSELRQARNKFGYSTWSYINAENAEERTSAAKGIASALEEYETNFKSYTEATFSPEEKKAFDAVKDKYTGLIASMNKIKKFTETDKAENNAAMKAELKGDFAQYGEVVGGFTRNTALGYVARGVAESKEAVVVRNNAFNMLTVTTGLCCFAIFGILMWLAAAVTKSVSSIAERLTVAGGQVASSVEQLNEAGNSLSHSSTEAAASLEETVAALEEMSSMVQMNSDNAKQAAALSASSRDAAENGEREIKSLITSMTEISQSSKKIEEIISVIDDIAFQTNLLALNAAVEAARAGEQGKGFAVVAEAVRALAQRSAASAKDINSLIKTSVSQIDSGSRIADKSGTVLGNIVTSIKKVADLNNEIAAASSEQTTGIQQISKAMNQLDQASQSNAASAEEIAATSGEINNLATTNQNLTVELNNVILGTNDQGLELAPTAKSGGTAIKKKSNVVPMRTAASSQKNTQPAEMIPFDEEPRKVGSTDGF; from the coding sequence ATGAATCAGTCCCCGTTTTCATCTTGGTTTCGCGGTATCAAAGGTCGCCTACTTGGCGCGGCCCTCATCCCCGTTGTCGGATTCGGCATCGTCTTTTATATTTCTCACGGTGGCTTCGAAAAATTAAGCGCCGTGATCGACAGTGCCCATGGCGACATCATCCCCAATCTTTCCGCCCTCAGCGAATTGCGCCAAGCCCGCAATAAATTTGGTTATTCCACATGGAGCTACATCAATGCAGAGAATGCGGAAGAACGAACTTCCGCGGCAAAAGGCATTGCATCTGCCTTGGAAGAATACGAAACAAACTTCAAGAGCTATACAGAAGCCACTTTCTCTCCTGAAGAAAAGAAGGCCTTCGACGCCGTCAAAGACAAGTACACAGGCCTCATCGCCTCAATGAACAAAATCAAAAAATTTACTGAAACTGACAAGGCGGAGAACAATGCTGCAATGAAGGCCGAACTCAAAGGTGATTTCGCTCAGTATGGAGAGGTCGTCGGTGGTTTCACACGAAATACAGCTCTGGGATATGTAGCCCGCGGGGTCGCTGAATCAAAAGAAGCCGTCGTTGTCCGAAACAATGCTTTCAACATGCTGACAGTTACAACGGGCCTTTGCTGTTTTGCTATCTTTGGAATACTCATGTGGCTGGCTGCCGCAGTAACAAAATCAGTAAGCTCCATTGCCGAACGTCTGACCGTCGCTGGTGGACAAGTCGCCTCTTCAGTGGAACAGCTGAACGAAGCCGGAAACAGTCTTTCTCATTCTTCCACTGAAGCTGCGGCCTCTTTAGAAGAGACTGTCGCCGCCCTGGAGGAAATGTCTTCGATGGTTCAAATGAATTCAGACAACGCGAAACAAGCGGCGGCTCTGTCAGCCTCCTCTCGTGATGCGGCTGAAAATGGAGAACGCGAAATCAAATCTCTCATCACGTCTATGACCGAAATTTCTCAATCATCCAAAAAGATCGAAGAAATTATATCCGTGATCGATGATATTGCTTTCCAAACAAACCTCTTAGCCTTGAATGCGGCCGTTGAAGCAGCCCGCGCTGGCGAACAAGGTAAAGGATTTGCGGTTGTCGCTGAAGCAGTCCGCGCCTTGGCACAAAGAAGTGCGGCCTCTGCGAAAGATATCAACTCATTGATTAAAACATCGGTCAGCCAAATTGACAGCGGCAGCAGAATTGCCGACAAGAGCGGAACCGTGCTTGGCAATATCGTAACTTCAATCAAAAAGGTCGCTGACCTGAATAATGAAATTGCGGCGGCAAGCTCAGAGCAAACAACAGGAATTCAACAGATCAGTAAAGCCATGAATCAGTTGGACCAGGCATCTCAGTCGAATGCGGCCTCTGCGGAAGAAATCGCAGCGACCAGTGGCGAGATCAACAATCTGGCGACAACGAATCAAAATCTAACTGTTGAATTGAACAATGTGATCCTTGGAACGAATGACCAAGGCCTGGAGCTGGCTCCAACGGCGAAGTCAGGCGGCACAGCCATCAAAAAGAAGAGCAACGTTGTTCCCATGAGAACTGCCGCTTCTTCTCAAAAGAACACTCAGCCTGCTGAGATGATTCCCTTTGACGAAGAACCGCGCAAAGT